The Cyanobacterium sp. T60_A2020_053 sequence AGTATTGCCAATTCTCTGGAAATCATTAACCCTAATCCAGTGCCTTTTTGTTGGGGTTGTAAGTGATTAATAATTTGTGTAAAGGGTTGAAATAATTTTTTTTGGTCTGTTAATTTTATCCCTATTCCCGTATCAATTACCTGAAATTTAATCAATTTATTTTCTACAATTACTCTTAGTGTTACTGATCCTTTTTCAGTAAATTTGATAGCATTAGTCAATAAGTTTACTAAAATTTGCTTAACTTTTCTTTTATCAGCTTCTAAATATTTGACACTTTCATCAATGGATAAATTTAACTGTAAATTTACGTCAGAAGTTCTAATTTTTACTAAAGATAAACAAGACTCACATAATTCCCTAACCAAAAATTTTTCAATAAATAATTCTTCTTTTTGAGCATCTAACTTAGCAAGATCTAACAAATCATTAATTAATTCCAATAGATAACTTCCAGCTTCATAAATAGCATTAACATATTGTAATTGCTTAGGATTTAATTCTCCGTATAATTGTTGACGAAGCATCTTGGCAAATCCAATGACGGAAGCAATGGGGCTTCTCAATTCGTGATTCATTTTTGATAGATATTCGCTTTGATTTTGCTGAATTTGTTTAATTTTCTTTTCTTTATTCTTAATATCTTGATGATAAATAAATAGGGATGTATATTTTTTGATTATTTCAATCAATTGTGGTTCAAAATTTTGTTTTTTTTCACCATAATTAGAGACTAATAACCATCCTAAATATTGGTTTTGATATGCTAACTTGATGCTAAATAACTCTATTGATGATAAGTATATCTGGTCACAATTTTCTTTTTCGTGGTTATTGTTGAAATAATCATTAATTTCTAGTTGTAAAGATTTTTTATGATGTCTAATAGTTTCAGAAATAAAAATAATATTTAATAATTGCTGATAGTTTATGTTAGCGACAATAACTTGATTAATGCCATAGTATTTCTTAAAAATGTTTTCAATCTCTTGAAAAAAAAGATTAATACTGTGACACTCTAAACTTAGTAATAATTTTTGATGAATTGTTAAATAATCAGTCACCATTGCCCACCCTAACCAGAAATTATCTGCAAAATCAGCAATGTCATAATTTAAAATCTAACCGCTAAAATTGTCGGCGAGAAAAAATGACCATACTAATGGTTAATAATAAAATTATATATACTATGGCGTAAATTAAACTACCAATTAGTTCTCCCGTAGCTGGTAGTATGTTGTAAACTGCTTCATTTTTCAAATTCAATCTTTGTAAGTCTGGCAAAATAAGAAATAAGGTTTTTGTAATGGCTTGGATACTTTCATTTTCGGTAATTTTGCCCAATTCTAGTAAATCTCGGCTTAAATTACCCATGATATAAACCCCAAAACTTAATAATGTCGCTAAAATCGAGCTAGTAAAAACTCCAAAGGTAATGGCTACCGCCGTAATTAGAGCTAATTCGACAATAATATAAAAAATGGCAATTAATAGGCTAGACAAGGGTATATCAACCCCGGAGAGGGCGCTGACAGCTAAATAAATCACTGTCATGATGGCAACTAAAACCGTTAATACAGCCACTAAACCGATGTGTTTACCGATGATAAACTCACTAATTTTGATCGGTTTTGGTACTAAGATTAAGACAGTTTTTTTTTCAATTTCCTTGTTAATCAATCCTGTGCCAACAAAAATGGCGACAACAACTCCTAATAAATCAATGGCGCCAATGCCAAAGTCTAGTAGTATTTTTTCATCAGCGCTAACAGCAATAGATGGCAATATACGGGAAGCAATAATAATTACAAGAGCAAATAACCCAATAACATAAAGTATTCTATCTCTGATAACTTCTCGAAAGCCGTTTACTACCAGCGCCCGTATCCTTACAATATTCATGACTGTGTTAGATCACTTAACTCTAATGACAATTTAACTATCAAAAGTTGATTTTAACTGATTTTCTGAGTTTATCCATATACTTCTCCAGAAATACACTCCACCTTCTGCAAAATATTACCGAGAAGGAAACCAATCCTCATCCAATAATTGATCTAAAGTATAAGGACAATATTGAGGAAAAGTGTCTAGCCCTGATTTATCAATTACATATTTTCTACCATAGCTATAAATACTATCGAAATTTTCAACTAAATAATTACCAAGATTCGTCGTCATACGCCTATTTAATTGTCCTCGAAAACTG is a genomic window containing:
- a CDS encoding ABC transporter permease, which translates into the protein MNIVRIRALVVNGFREVIRDRILYVIGLFALVIIIASRILPSIAVSADEKILLDFGIGAIDLLGVVVAIFVGTGLINKEIEKKTVLILVPKPIKISEFIIGKHIGLVAVLTVLVAIMTVIYLAVSALSGVDIPLSSLLIAIFYIIVELALITAVAITFGVFTSSILATLLSFGVYIMGNLSRDLLELGKITENESIQAITKTLFLILPDLQRLNLKNEAVYNILPATGELIGSLIYAIVYIILLLTISMVIFSRRQF
- a CDS encoding HAMP domain-containing histidine kinase, with amino-acid sequence MVTDYLTIHQKLLLSLECHSINLFFQEIENIFKKYYGINQVIVANINYQQLLNIIFISETIRHHKKSLQLEINDYFNNNHEKENCDQIYLSSIELFSIKLAYQNQYLGWLLVSNYGEKKQNFEPQLIEIIKKYTSLFIYHQDIKNKEKKIKQIQQNQSEYLSKMNHELRSPIASVIGFAKMLRQQLYGELNPKQLQYVNAIYEAGSYLLELINDLLDLAKLDAQKEELFIEKFLVRELCESCLSLVKIRTSDVNLQLNLSIDESVKYLEADKRKVKQILVNLLTNAIKFTEKGSVTLRVIVENKLIKFQVIDTGIGIKLTDQKKLFQPFTQIINHLQPQQKGTGLGLMISRELAILHGGDITLVSQEWEGSCFTLSLPITRD